Proteins co-encoded in one Spirosoma endbachense genomic window:
- a CDS encoding glycosyltransferase family 2 protein, producing MLKLSIITINYNNAAGLLGTIESVASQTSSDFEYIVIDGGSTDESLAIIEHYKDNITYWISEPDQGIYHAMNKGIRQAKGEYCQFLNSGDYLLKPDVTERMLRDMPQCSISYGNKIREIGGRRIVEKSYAGRQITLMDLYRSTIFHATAYIKRSLFEQYGFYDESLKIVSDWKFYLITVGLHNEKVAYRDIDMVWFDTQGISSTQKELDRQERTEVLQKTLPAPILSDYQAFAHEGVIIKRLKQNKLCWFLILNLYRVLFRLDKLRSRE from the coding sequence ATGCTGAAATTGTCGATCATAACGATTAATTACAACAATGCGGCCGGATTGCTCGGAACAATAGAAAGTGTAGCCAGCCAGACATCCAGCGACTTCGAATATATAGTTATCGATGGCGGTTCAACGGACGAGAGTTTAGCCATAATAGAACACTATAAAGACAACATCACGTACTGGATCAGCGAACCTGATCAGGGAATTTATCACGCCATGAACAAGGGAATCAGGCAAGCCAAAGGCGAATATTGCCAATTTCTGAATTCAGGTGATTATCTGCTCAAACCCGACGTAACTGAACGGATGCTGCGGGATATGCCCCAATGCAGCATATCATACGGCAATAAAATACGAGAAATTGGCGGTCGACGAATCGTGGAAAAAAGCTATGCCGGACGTCAGATTACGCTGATGGACCTGTATCGTTCAACAATTTTCCATGCTACAGCCTACATAAAAAGATCGCTGTTCGAACAGTATGGATTCTACGACGAATCCCTGAAAATCGTATCAGACTGGAAATTTTACCTGATTACCGTTGGCCTGCACAATGAAAAAGTTGCCTATAGGGATATCGATATGGTCTGGTTCGACACGCAGGGCATCAGCAGTACCCAAAAGGAGTTAGATAGACAGGAACGCACCGAAGTTCTTCAAAAAACGCTACCCGCACCTATTCTGTCCGACTATCAGGCCTTCGCTCATGAAGGCGTAATTATTAAACGATTAAAGCAAAACAAGCTATGCTGGTTTTTAATACTGAACCTCTATCGGGTGCTGTTCAGGCTTGATAAA
- a CDS encoding glycosyltransferase — protein sequence MSSVKVSVVLCTYNGGLYLREQLDSLLNQSFMPYEILIQDDQSTDDTWQIIEEYKILNACIKSHQNSQRLGLNQNFITAFFKASGDYIAISDQDDVWQQDKLDLYVKALHDKDCCFVYSDSFITDSKLTVTGRFAVPDHTLIDLVWMGLAPGHSVLFKKDVLLGLKNLHQIDFIYDWLVGLTALSVGQAKKIDQPATYWRRHDTTVGRQDFKPVEYEYLKPYQLLFRVFKSLLMGKKLKNFSWQYENISLILNNFDNLTRVKAINKFVTYYKQEKPWTMVIACFIYLRLHQHLKIKDWIKSVYVPLHKYYFYKYTGAGLRG from the coding sequence ATGAGTTCGGTTAAGGTGTCTGTCGTGTTGTGTACCTATAATGGTGGGCTGTACTTGCGGGAACAACTTGATTCGCTTCTGAATCAGAGTTTTATGCCCTACGAAATATTGATTCAGGATGACCAGTCAACTGATGATACGTGGCAGATTATCGAAGAGTACAAGATCCTTAACGCCTGCATCAAATCACATCAGAATAGCCAACGCCTGGGGCTTAATCAAAACTTTATCACTGCTTTTTTTAAGGCTTCAGGCGATTATATAGCCATCTCGGATCAGGATGATGTTTGGCAGCAGGATAAGCTGGACCTATATGTCAAGGCGCTACACGACAAAGACTGCTGTTTTGTGTATTCTGATTCATTCATAACGGACTCGAAGCTAACGGTGACAGGTAGATTTGCCGTACCCGACCATACATTAATCGATTTAGTTTGGATGGGTCTTGCACCCGGTCATAGTGTTCTATTTAAAAAGGATGTGTTGCTTGGTTTAAAAAACCTTCATCAAATCGATTTTATATACGATTGGCTGGTGGGCTTAACAGCTCTGTCGGTTGGTCAGGCAAAAAAAATAGATCAACCGGCCACATACTGGCGAAGACACGATACTACTGTTGGCCGCCAGGATTTCAAACCCGTTGAGTATGAATATCTAAAGCCGTATCAATTATTATTTAGGGTCTTTAAATCGCTGTTGATGGGCAAGAAACTAAAAAACTTTTCGTGGCAATACGAGAATATATCGCTGATACTCAATAACTTTGATAATTTGACCCGAGTGAAAGCCATAAATAAATTCGTTACTTACTACAAGCAGGAAAAGCCTTGGACAATGGTGATAGCCTGTTTTATCTATCTACGTCTTCATCAGCACTTGAAAATCAAAGACTGGATAAAATCTGTTTATGTTCCCCTCCACAAATATTATTTCTATAAGTACACGGGTGCGGGCCTTCGCGGATAA
- a CDS encoding GNAT family N-acetyltransferase → MTTQQNLFSLSSVLESAHKQQYDLLYVFCDAGFSVSQDVMNLYNGRLVDHKIIYELTLGDDYRVPKFLIRQFDVTDDKKPLYELAYQSGKYSRYRVDQNFGETNFKRLYRQWIDNSISGELADEVFIHNMGDSITGFISLKQNENTGVIGLIATDMRYRGKGIGTALLNHVKRYAVSSGMTRLEVTTQGGNETACRFYEKNQFSVKNVSNVYHCWL, encoded by the coding sequence GTGACGACTCAACAAAACCTGTTTTCACTTAGCTCCGTCCTCGAAAGCGCCCACAAACAGCAGTATGACCTCCTTTATGTTTTTTGTGATGCCGGTTTTTCAGTAAGTCAGGACGTGATGAATCTATATAACGGACGACTTGTCGATCATAAAATTATCTATGAACTAACCCTTGGCGACGATTATAGAGTACCCAAGTTCCTCATTCGACAGTTTGATGTGACTGACGATAAAAAGCCCTTATATGAACTCGCTTACCAAAGTGGTAAGTATTCACGGTATCGAGTCGATCAAAATTTTGGTGAGACTAATTTCAAACGATTATACCGGCAGTGGATCGACAATTCCATTTCAGGGGAATTAGCCGATGAGGTTTTTATTCACAATATGGGTGATTCGATAACGGGCTTTATTAGCCTCAAACAAAATGAAAATACGGGCGTGATTGGGCTGATCGCAACCGATATGCGCTACCGGGGAAAGGGCATTGGCACCGCCCTATTGAATCACGTAAAACGGTATGCCGTAAGCTCTGGCATGACGCGCCTTGAGGTAACCACACAGGGAGGTAACGAAACGGCCTGTCGGTTCTATGAGAAAAACCAATTCAGTGTAAAAAACGTGTCGAACGTGTATCATTGCTGGCTGTGA
- a CDS encoding FkbM family methyltransferase, with the protein MRRLLKKIARRFGYDIVHLPTDPIARQWLDLLNAYQINLIFDVGANAGQFGQRVRALGYKGKLVSFEPMADVYRQLLAKSATDPDWDAVHSGIGDYTGTATINVSANSYSSSVLNILPLHVESAPDSIYTKQEPIQVQTIDTFVGQYYSPGKNLYIKIDTQGFERQVFEGCLKSLDKISGFQMELSLRPLYEGETLLDDMLNLLRENGYKLKLIDGGHRNYETGELLQVEGYFFK; encoded by the coding sequence GTGAGGAGACTACTGAAAAAGATCGCCCGACGTTTTGGCTATGATATTGTGCATCTGCCCACCGATCCCATAGCCAGGCAATGGCTCGACCTGCTCAACGCCTATCAGATAAACTTAATTTTTGATGTTGGAGCCAATGCCGGGCAGTTTGGGCAACGAGTGAGGGCACTGGGCTATAAGGGAAAGCTGGTTTCATTCGAGCCAATGGCCGATGTATATCGCCAGCTACTGGCTAAATCGGCTACCGACCCTGATTGGGACGCTGTTCATTCCGGCATCGGCGACTATACAGGAACCGCCACTATTAACGTGTCAGCAAATTCTTACAGTAGTTCAGTATTGAATATACTGCCTCTACATGTCGAAAGTGCGCCCGATTCTATTTACACAAAACAGGAGCCAATTCAGGTGCAGACAATCGACACATTTGTCGGCCAGTATTACAGTCCGGGTAAGAATCTTTATATAAAAATCGACACACAGGGCTTTGAGCGTCAAGTATTCGAGGGTTGTTTGAAATCATTGGATAAAATCAGTGGTTTTCAGATGGAGCTATCACTTCGGCCTTTGTATGAGGGTGAGACACTGCTGGACGATATGCTGAATCTGCTTCGAGAAAACGGTTACAAACTCAAACTCATAGATGGTGGCCACCGCAATTACGAAACAGGCGAACTGCTTCAGGTTGAGGGCTATTTTTTCAAATAG
- a CDS encoding glycosyltransferase family 2 protein, producing MPVKLTIITINLNNAAGLKKTIESVANQSYRNLDYVVIDGGSQDDSQQVIRNYETFINSWVSEPDKGIYHAMNKGIQKATGDYCLFLNSGDWLATPTILENVFAQNPEADIVAGDVYFYNTQENAIKWHVPSPDRLTAKTLFLGTLPHQATFIRRTLFDKVGLYNETLKIASDWLFFLEALLKYGCTYQHYQGTIAYFNMDGISCNSATESLPRREQLAVLANEYPLFLPDYERLDQLETQTLRWRQSNEYRVYHFLDRIGFIRLGVFLRRIKRVIQRTLY from the coding sequence ATGCCAGTTAAACTGACGATAATAACGATCAACCTCAACAACGCAGCAGGCTTAAAAAAGACAATTGAAAGCGTTGCTAACCAATCGTATCGTAACCTCGACTACGTAGTGATCGATGGGGGTTCCCAAGATGACAGTCAGCAAGTGATTCGGAATTATGAAACGTTTATCAACAGTTGGGTCTCGGAGCCGGATAAGGGTATCTACCACGCCATGAATAAGGGCATACAAAAAGCAACGGGTGACTATTGCCTGTTTCTGAATTCGGGCGACTGGCTTGCCACCCCTACAATTCTTGAAAACGTATTCGCCCAAAACCCAGAGGCCGATATCGTTGCGGGCGATGTGTACTTTTATAATACCCAGGAGAACGCCATTAAATGGCACGTTCCCTCACCCGACCGGCTTACGGCTAAGACCTTGTTTTTAGGAACGCTGCCCCATCAGGCTACCTTTATCCGTCGGACTTTGTTCGATAAAGTGGGATTGTATAACGAAACACTAAAAATCGCGTCGGATTGGCTCTTTTTTCTGGAGGCTTTATTGAAGTACGGTTGTACATATCAACACTATCAGGGAACAATTGCTTATTTCAACATGGACGGTATAAGTTGCAATTCGGCTACGGAATCGCTGCCACGGCGGGAGCAACTTGCGGTTTTAGCAAATGAATACCCGCTTTTTCTGCCTGATTATGAGCGTCTCGATCAGCTTGAAACGCAAACTTTACGATGGAGGCAGAGTAACGAATATCGCGTTTATCACTTTTTGGACCGTATAGGTTTTATTCGTTTAGGTGTGTTTCTGCGCCGGATAAAACGGGTTATTCAGCGTACTCTTTATTAG
- a CDS encoding glycosyltransferase, protein MAHSDKIILNLSALDYSGAGKFAVDFSQLLQKNGLQSYLVVKDSKVGGEGIIAYQDSSFDNALGKFQRKSVKKKLTDDLFAYDYYFYNKYETLSVVSAQKILALIPKKPDVIFIHWVTDFINAKIIHELHRLTKAKIYWLVIDNAPLTGGCHYPWTCDGYTRSCSSCPAIRADEYKWIAEKNLSFKKKYLPDDLCLITFSQSDFVRAKQSSLFRDKHVLKLVGFVDEEKFTLGDKAAARRYFNVPADKTVLFFGASSLKEKRKGMQLLLDALTTNPTDEFTLLIAGEFPTKGLKGNVRNLGYLDEDELVIAYQAATVFICPSVEDSGPMMINQSLMCGTPVVAFDTGVAQDLVIFEQTGYRAKLADVQDLAKGIAHVVNRDVSSQVALQSRCRTMALQAYGRVAFINKLMDLVTA, encoded by the coding sequence ATGGCCCACTCAGATAAAATTATTTTAAATCTGTCTGCTCTAGATTACAGTGGCGCCGGGAAGTTTGCCGTTGATTTCAGTCAATTACTTCAGAAAAATGGCTTGCAGTCTTATTTAGTCGTTAAAGATTCTAAGGTAGGCGGTGAAGGCATTATCGCCTATCAGGATAGTTCGTTCGATAATGCGCTTGGGAAGTTTCAGCGTAAATCAGTCAAGAAAAAACTGACAGACGACCTTTTTGCTTACGACTACTATTTCTACAATAAGTATGAAACCCTCTCGGTAGTGTCGGCCCAAAAGATTCTGGCACTTATTCCTAAGAAACCAGATGTCATTTTCATTCACTGGGTCACCGACTTTATCAATGCCAAAATAATTCATGAACTACATCGGTTAACTAAGGCTAAAATTTACTGGCTCGTCATTGATAATGCTCCCCTTACGGGCGGATGCCACTACCCCTGGACGTGCGATGGCTATACACGTTCCTGTTCCTCCTGCCCGGCAATTCGGGCTGACGAATACAAGTGGATTGCCGAGAAAAACCTATCATTCAAGAAGAAATATTTACCCGATGACCTATGCCTGATTACGTTTTCGCAAAGCGATTTTGTACGGGCAAAGCAGTCGTCGTTATTCCGTGACAAACACGTATTAAAACTGGTAGGCTTTGTTGATGAAGAGAAATTTACACTGGGCGATAAGGCAGCGGCACGGCGTTATTTCAATGTCCCTGCCGATAAGACAGTTCTCTTTTTTGGCGCATCCTCGTTAAAAGAGAAGCGCAAAGGCATGCAGCTACTGTTGGATGCTCTGACTACTAATCCTACCGATGAGTTTACGCTGTTGATAGCGGGCGAATTTCCAACAAAAGGACTGAAAGGTAATGTCAGGAATCTGGGCTATTTAGACGAGGACGAATTGGTGATTGCCTACCAGGCGGCTACTGTATTCATATGCCCTTCTGTTGAGGACTCTGGTCCAATGATGATCAACCAATCGTTAATGTGTGGTACTCCGGTTGTGGCGTTTGATACAGGAGTCGCGCAGGACTTAGTAATCTTTGAACAAACCGGCTACCGCGCCAAACTGGCTGATGTTCAGGATCTGGCAAAGGGTATAGCCCATGTAGTAAACCGAGATGTGTCAAGCCAGGTAGCTTTACAGAGTCGTTGTCGTACTATGGCCCTGCAAGCCTATGGTCGGGTGGCATTTATAAACAAACTTATGGACTTAGTTACAGCCTGA
- a CDS encoding FkbM family methyltransferase, with protein sequence MKNLAYLSKYDYKSELRVTQAELSAVNYRLRATQLELLYFKILDYYNNHPNDDYLHELFFLKEIGTIALFPYRKINSLAPLVCGVDSTKGLPYVIHRHNKKLYFPADWHIDQVRDTYISLVEEQGILGGGYYEKAPHQYQTKAFHVKQGDTILDIGAAEGIFALDNIDKARNVYLFESDEMWTNALRATFEPYQDRVVLINKFVSDVDSGNQTTLASCVADKSQGEIFIKIDIEGDEIKVLNGNKDFFLTGPAIRIACCTYHKNKDAEDIKNILNDYGYETEFSDGYMIFVHDKHIQPPYFRRGIIRGQRSKLVVDND encoded by the coding sequence TTGAAGAATCTCGCTTATCTTAGTAAATACGATTATAAGTCCGAATTAAGGGTTACGCAAGCAGAGCTATCGGCCGTGAATTATCGATTGAGAGCCACTCAACTAGAATTACTTTATTTTAAAATTCTAGATTATTATAACAACCATCCTAATGACGATTACCTCCACGAGCTATTCTTTTTGAAAGAAATTGGCACAATAGCCCTTTTTCCTTACCGAAAAATAAATAGCCTTGCGCCTTTAGTTTGTGGAGTTGATTCAACAAAAGGCCTTCCTTATGTTATTCATCGACATAATAAAAAACTATATTTTCCAGCCGATTGGCATATAGATCAGGTTAGAGATACCTACATTAGTCTGGTTGAAGAGCAAGGCATTTTAGGAGGGGGCTACTATGAGAAAGCCCCTCATCAGTATCAAACAAAGGCATTTCATGTTAAACAGGGTGATACCATACTTGACATTGGTGCCGCAGAAGGAATATTTGCGTTAGATAATATTGATAAAGCACGCAATGTTTATCTGTTTGAATCAGATGAAATGTGGACTAATGCGTTGAGGGCCACATTCGAGCCGTATCAGGACAGAGTTGTGCTAATTAACAAGTTCGTTTCGGATGTAGATTCTGGCAATCAAACAACGCTTGCTTCCTGTGTGGCCGACAAAAGCCAGGGTGAGATTTTTATCAAAATCGATATTGAAGGCGATGAAATAAAGGTTCTCAATGGAAATAAAGATTTTTTTCTGACTGGCCCTGCTATACGTATAGCTTGCTGCACATATCATAAAAACAAGGATGCCGAGGATATAAAAAATATTCTGAATGACTACGGATATGAAACTGAATTTTCGGACGGCTACATGATCTTTGTTCATGATAAACATATTCAACCGCCGTATTTCAGACGGGGTATTATTCGGGGGCAACGAAGTAAACTCGTAGTAGACAACGATTGA
- a CDS encoding glycosyltransferase, translating into MSFSIITCSYNPDMKVFERLVTAIDQLITNGAFLFEWIIVDNNSKKAIGDIEFIREAIADHENYRVINESNPGLTNARITGIENSSNKWIVFFDDDNEPTEDYLINVYNLIIKYPFVKCWGPGRVNVTLLDPYVPSWIASRKDMFQEKHISEVIFSNEKIWSICHPAGTGMVIEKKILAGYIESVQKGCYTLTDRLGKLLSSGGDTQIVFHAVRLGMYVGLAPDLAINHNIEPRKSTFKYLKRQIYAGCKSFMKAHNEVFADNKYELVYKDNLGVAKRIIRWIMNNYNQINKPLVALEFCGLLGSLHSPYFVVNRNPPLLLRVLIYVLIGDK; encoded by the coding sequence ATGAGTTTTTCGATAATTACTTGTAGTTACAATCCAGATATGAAAGTTTTTGAGCGATTGGTAACTGCAATTGATCAATTAATAACTAATGGAGCCTTTCTTTTTGAATGGATAATTGTAGATAATAATAGTAAGAAAGCTATTGGTGATATAGAGTTTATTAGAGAAGCTATAGCTGATCATGAGAATTATCGCGTAATCAATGAATCTAATCCGGGATTAACTAATGCACGAATTACTGGGATTGAGAATTCCAGTAATAAATGGATTGTTTTTTTTGATGATGACAATGAGCCAACCGAAGATTATTTAATAAACGTTTACAATTTGATTATAAAATATCCATTTGTAAAATGCTGGGGGCCTGGTCGTGTGAACGTTACATTGCTCGATCCATATGTACCGTCTTGGATTGCTTCGCGAAAAGATATGTTTCAGGAGAAGCATATCAGTGAGGTAATCTTTTCAAATGAAAAAATATGGTCTATCTGCCACCCTGCAGGTACCGGAATGGTGATAGAAAAGAAAATACTCGCAGGATATATAGAAAGTGTTCAAAAAGGCTGTTATACCCTGACTGACAGATTAGGTAAATTACTGTCGAGTGGGGGCGATACGCAAATCGTGTTTCACGCCGTTCGTCTGGGGATGTATGTTGGCCTGGCACCCGATTTAGCAATTAATCACAATATTGAACCAAGAAAAAGCACCTTCAAGTACTTAAAGAGACAAATTTATGCTGGATGCAAGTCATTTATGAAAGCACATAATGAGGTATTTGCCGATAATAAATATGAACTTGTGTATAAAGATAATCTTGGCGTTGCAAAACGTATTATTCGATGGATAATGAATAATTATAATCAGATAAATAAACCGTTAGTAGCCCTCGAATTTTGTGGTTTACTCGGTAGTTTGCATTCGCCATATTTCGTGGTTAATCGAAATCCGCCCCTATTGCTAAGAGTACTTATATACGTTCTGATTGGTGATAAATAA
- a CDS encoding alpha-1,2-fucosyltransferase, translated as MVIVQKSSGQLGNKLLISAHATAYCLSRHETLLNAVLGYDAIYFSASLFARNRIFVVNSKRLQWIFSKCLRGIKQTITIFRSRPLFDEYQVGWVHTELNDLRRGKKNWLLLEGEGFRSSIDVQRNQATIRSLFSPKTKYIKQVDRIIVSLKEKGSLLVGIHLRKGDYKDWKSGEYYFDDLTYMNYIEQAKRLFKNQSVGFILCSDEPINKNLFQSETAYISTNEVIVDLYLLAKCDYLIGPPSTFSGWASFYGDVPLCVVESKDAELTLSNFKRYTL; from the coding sequence ATGGTGATCGTACAAAAGAGTAGCGGCCAGCTTGGCAATAAACTTCTTATTTCGGCCCATGCTACTGCCTACTGCTTAAGTCGCCATGAAACGTTATTGAATGCGGTTTTGGGCTATGATGCAATCTATTTTTCAGCCTCCTTATTTGCCAGAAATCGCATTTTTGTTGTCAACAGTAAACGTTTACAATGGATCTTCTCCAAGTGTCTTCGGGGGATAAAGCAGACCATCACCATTTTTAGGAGCCGTCCGTTATTTGATGAGTATCAGGTAGGCTGGGTCCATACAGAACTAAACGATTTGAGACGAGGTAAAAAAAACTGGTTGCTTTTAGAGGGTGAGGGCTTCAGAAGTTCGATCGATGTACAACGCAATCAGGCCACCATCAGGAGCCTGTTTAGTCCCAAAACAAAGTATATAAAGCAAGTAGATCGTATCATCGTCAGCCTAAAAGAGAAGGGTTCACTTCTGGTGGGTATTCATCTCCGCAAGGGCGATTACAAAGACTGGAAATCAGGTGAGTATTACTTTGACGACCTGACATACATGAACTATATCGAGCAAGCCAAACGCTTGTTCAAGAACCAGAGTGTTGGCTTCATTCTCTGCTCTGATGAGCCGATAAACAAAAACTTGTTTCAGTCCGAGACCGCGTATATCAGTACCAACGAAGTAATTGTCGATCTGTATCTTTTGGCTAAGTGCGATTATTTGATTGGGCCGCCGAGCACATTTTCCGGCTGGGCATCCTTCTACGGCGATGTGCCATTGTGCGTTGTTGAAAGCAAAGATGCTGAGCTAACCCTATCCAATTTTAAGCGATACACATTGTAA
- the rffA gene encoding dTDP-4-amino-4,6-dideoxygalactose transaminase yields the protein MIPYKIPFNKPFLSGRETEYITDAVRSGKISGNGLYTHKCHQFLTKKYHFKKVLLTTSCTDALEMAAILADIQPGDEVIVPSYTFVSTALAFIRQGAHVVFVDSSQTNPNLDIDKLESLITDRTRAIVPVHYAGIACDMDRLMALANKYNLLVIEDAAQAINSFYKGKPLGSIGHLAAFSFHETKNIISGEGGMLVVNAERFSRRAEIIWEKGTNRSEFFRGEVNKYEWVDIGSSFLPSEVISAFLYAQLENIEQIQNRRTALWNYYYQSLVPLALAGYVRLPDIPVYATNNAHMFYLICQNIEERSTLIDALKENGILAVFHYLSLHKSGYYRSKHDGRDLVYSDMYTNCLVRLPLFYELTFDEIDQIVAIITGVYQPRLHAEIVDHND from the coding sequence GTGATTCCGTATAAAATTCCGTTTAATAAACCCTTCCTCTCGGGCAGGGAAACAGAATATATAACCGATGCGGTTAGATCTGGTAAAATTTCGGGCAATGGTTTATATACGCACAAGTGTCACCAGTTTCTAACGAAAAAATATCACTTCAAAAAGGTACTCCTAACAACGTCCTGTACCGACGCGCTGGAAATGGCGGCAATATTGGCCGATATACAGCCGGGCGATGAGGTAATTGTACCATCATATACATTTGTATCGACGGCCCTGGCATTTATCAGGCAGGGCGCACACGTTGTATTTGTGGATAGCAGTCAGACGAATCCAAATCTGGATATTGATAAGCTGGAAAGTCTGATAACAGATCGTACCAGAGCCATTGTGCCAGTTCATTATGCCGGTATTGCCTGCGATATGGATCGCCTGATGGCATTGGCCAATAAATACAACCTACTGGTTATTGAAGACGCAGCGCAGGCCATCAATTCGTTTTATAAAGGGAAACCATTGGGTTCAATTGGGCATTTGGCTGCTTTTTCATTCCATGAAACAAAAAATATCATTTCCGGCGAAGGCGGAATGCTGGTTGTCAATGCAGAACGATTTAGCAGACGGGCCGAAATTATTTGGGAAAAAGGCACGAATCGCAGTGAATTCTTTCGGGGGGAGGTGAACAAATACGAGTGGGTCGATATAGGCTCTTCATTTCTGCCATCCGAAGTCATATCTGCTTTTTTATATGCCCAACTCGAAAATATCGAGCAAATTCAAAATCGGAGAACCGCTCTCTGGAATTATTACTATCAGTCATTGGTGCCACTCGCCTTGGCAGGTTATGTCCGGCTACCTGACATACCAGTCTATGCCACCAATAACGCCCACATGTTTTATTTGATTTGTCAGAATATAGAGGAGCGAAGTACACTAATCGATGCATTAAAAGAAAATGGCATTCTGGCGGTTTTTCATTATCTGAGCCTGCACAAAAGCGGTTATTATCGATCTAAACACGATGGCCGGGACTTGGTCTATTCAGACATGTACACAAATTGCCTGGTTCGCCTGCCGTTATTTTATGAACTGACCTTTGATGAGATTGATCAGATTGTGGCGATAATTACTGGTGTTTATCAACCCCGGCTCCATGCTGAAATTGTCGATCATAACGATTAA
- a CDS encoding glycosyltransferase family 2 protein, whose translation MNEAEKISIITINLNDKYGLEKTIKSVISQTFTNIEYILIDGGSVDGSKEVISLFDHSIHCWISEPDRGIYHAMNKGIERATGQYCLFLNSGDWLADEHVLERCFANEQMADLLIGGCYISKAGRIIHTYKPTNELTLQSFYGATIPHQATFIKRVLFEKLGPYSEAYKIHGDYEFWIRALILHQCTIAVIDTIVTDYNLNGLSNSHAFNQQSQSEIQQILRQFFPERVLADYEAWKVKKAELQLWEWVKSKKMLHAAIHFIYKSAIELVALKRRLVPPKPEQ comes from the coding sequence ATGAATGAAGCTGAAAAAATATCAATAATCACAATTAATCTCAACGATAAATACGGTTTAGAGAAGACTATAAAAAGTGTAATAAGCCAGACTTTCACCAATATTGAATATATACTGATTGATGGAGGATCAGTTGATGGTAGTAAAGAAGTAATCAGTTTGTTTGATCATAGCATTCACTGCTGGATCTCGGAGCCGGATCGAGGTATTTACCATGCTATGAACAAAGGAATCGAACGGGCTACTGGGCAGTACTGTTTATTTCTGAATTCAGGCGATTGGTTAGCTGATGAACACGTACTCGAACGGTGTTTTGCGAACGAGCAAATGGCTGACCTGCTGATTGGTGGTTGCTACATATCTAAAGCCGGGCGTATAATTCACACCTATAAACCAACCAATGAGCTAACATTACAATCATTTTATGGTGCCACCATTCCTCATCAGGCCACCTTTATTAAACGAGTTTTATTCGAAAAATTGGGGCCTTATAGTGAAGCCTATAAGATTCATGGCGATTACGAATTCTGGATTCGCGCACTAATCTTACACCAGTGTACGATAGCTGTTATTGATACAATAGTCACTGATTATAACCTGAATGGGTTGTCGAACAGTCATGCATTTAATCAACAATCACAAAGCGAGATTCAACAAATACTCCGGCAGTTTTTTCCCGAAAGAGTGTTGGCCGATTATGAAGCCTGGAAAGTTAAAAAAGCAGAATTACAGCTTTGGGAATGGGTCAAATCAAAAAAAATGCTCCATGCAGCAATCCACTTTATTTATAAAAGTGCCATTGAACTGGTTGCATTGAAACGAAGGCTGGTTCCACCTAAGCCTGAACAATAG